Proteins co-encoded in one Papaver somniferum cultivar HN1 chromosome 5, ASM357369v1, whole genome shotgun sequence genomic window:
- the LOC113282017 gene encoding protein roadkill-like has product MFLSNNSSISSTSSSRNNISCGYSCCGYNNDHQHQPLFDRPLYVCPNNNNHINNNFRQSHHHQPPPPSASSPPKQSQSLTFYPFSPTYFDQNSEENDIEILEQPYHHQEIHFNHHCLNPQQQQQQEQPLLFSSSSTTTAAANLHTTTATLLEGGPNSTLGVANKDNITNIINKDNVDWGGSGDFNKMNKKCSTNLKMNEKKLVSATWNNSKMCSSSSKKDRHSKIVTAQGPRDRRMRLSLKVARPFFAIQDMLGFDKASKTVEWLLTNCKEEINELKRSLRISDEDDTVMTAATNKRSSCSRGGKNVSSASDCEVVSEIDVSNNSSSNNLRKEKRVRPLRKPTFHPQRKESRAMARARARERTMGKNWSKSVMPASTSNNNYLYNHNNLTMNQDMKSSLDVVAEAEEPISHSPSLEESIVITGNSSSPAQIFNYHHHDLVNWDIDNTNEISSFCATSANIHLSTADFHNFDKPW; this is encoded by the exons ATGTTTCTCTCAAACAACAGTAGTATTAGTAGTACTAGCAGTAGTAGGAACAACATTAGTTGTGGTTATAGCTGTTGTGGTTATAACAATGATCATCAACATCAACCTTTGTTTGATAGACCACTTTATGTATGCCCTAACAATAATAACCACATCAACAACAACTTCAGACAATCTCACCACCATCAACCTCCTCCCCCTTCAGCTTCTTCACCTCCTAAGCAGTCTCAGTCTCTAACTTTCTATCCTTTCTCTCCCACTTATTTTGATCAAAATAGTGAAGAAAACGACATTGAAATCTTAGAGCAGCCATACCACCATCAAGAGATTCATTTCAATCATCACTGCTTGAACcctcaacagcaacagcaacaagaacagcccttgttattttcttcttcttctacaactACTGCTGCTGCTAACCTTCACACTACTACAGCAACATTACTTGAAGGTGGTCCTAACAGCACATTGGGTGTTGCAAACAAAGATAACATCACCAACATAATCAACAAAGATAATGTTGACTGGGGTGGAAGCGGAGATTTTAACAAGATGAACAAGAAATGTTCTACTAATTTGAAGATGAATGAGAAAAAACTAGTCAGCGCTACTTGGAACAATAGTAAGATGTGTTCGTCATCGTCAAAGAAAGATCGTCACAGCAAGATTGTCACTGCTCAAGGTCCGAGGGATAGGCGAATGAGATTGTCCCTCAAAGTTGCTCGTCCTTTCTTTGCAATCCAAGACATGCTTGGATTTGATAAAGCTAGCAAAACAGTCGAATGGCTTTTGACAAACTGCAAGGAAGAGATCAATGAGCTTAAAAGAAGTCTAAGAATTTCTGATGAGGATGATACTGTGATGACGGCTGCTACCAATAAGCGCAGTAGTTGTAGTAGGGGTGGTAAGAATGTATCATCTGCATCAGACTGTGAAGTAGTATCTGAGATTGATGTctccaacaattcatcaagtaACAACCTTAGGAAAGAGAAAAGGGTTCGACCATTGCGGAAGCCTACTTTCCATCCACAAAGAAAAGAGTCCAGAGCAATGGCAAGAGCTAGAGCAAGGGAAAGAACTATGGGAAAGAATTGGAGTAAATCTGTGATGCCCGCATCCACAAGCAATAACAATTACTTGTACAACCATAATAATCTGACGATGAACCAGGATATGAAGTCTTCACTGGATGTGGTAGCTGAAGCTGAAGAACCCATTTCTCACTCTCCCTCGCTGGAGGAATCTATTGTGATCACTGGCAACTCTAGCTCGCCTGCTCAGATTTTCAACTATCATCACCATGATCTGGTTAACTGGGACATCGATAACACAAACGAGATTTCTAGCTTTTGTGCTACGTCTGCAAACATTCATCTCTCGACTGCAG ATTTTCATAACTTCGACAAGCCGTGGTAA
- the LOC113279226 gene encoding uncharacterized protein LOC113279226: MNEEVLSTTPLWRYVTKKDKVKGGGNWNFVCNHCQVPYSGSYSRVKAHLLKIPGSGIRICPKVREHKLQEMKQLSDEAEARAKTSKFKSVPLPTCGSGSGSSFASNSSSLVEDPRKKKRGVESPIEKLYNAARREEMDSIIARLFYAAGLPFHLARCPYYKVAFNLATSDSKSIQGYIPPGYNKLRTTLLRKEREHVEKELEPIKSTWKEKGVSIVTDGWTDEQRRPLMNFMAVSEAGAMFIKAVNTQGSVKDKEYISKLIIETITEVGHQNVVQVITDNAPVCKSAGLLVEGHFKHIFWTPCVVHTLNLALKNICHPRDIRTNVLVYEGCAWISEIIAEVVLIRNFITKHSMRLAMFNEHVELKLFTLAETRFASSIIMLQRFKDVKQGLRNLVICNQWSSYKDDDPNQALFIKEKLLDDDWWNTLQYVIDFTKPIIEMLRLCDTDEPCLHLVYERWDRMIDEVKSIIHRHEGLQEYDISPFHMVVDGILTDRWSKSSTPLHSLAHSLNPRYYSRQWLDERPGRVPPHRDLLIAGQRLKFFILP, from the exons ATGAACGAAGAGGTTTTAAGCACTACTCCGCTATGGAGATATGTGACTAAGAAGGATAAAGTTAAAGGTGGTGGTAATTGGAATTTTGTATGTAACCACTGTCAAGTTCCATATTCGGGTTCATATTCAAGAGTGAAAGCACATTTGTTAAAGATTCCAGGCTCTGGAATTAGAATATGTCCAAAGGTCAGAGAACATAAACTTCAGGAAATGAAACAATTGAGTGATGAAGCTGAGGCCAGAGCAAAAACATCTAAGTTTAAAAGTGTGCCTCTGCCAACATGTGGATCAGGTAGTGGTTCTTCTTTTGCGTCAAATTCTTCATCACTTGTTGAAGATCCTAGGAAGAAGAAAAGAGGGGTTGAGAGCCCAATAGAGAAATTGTATAATGCTGCCAGACGTGAAGAAATGGATAGCATAATTGCACGGTTGTTTTATGCAGCTGGCTTGCCGTTCCATCTTGCTAGGTGTCCATATTATAAAGTTGCATTTAATTTGGCTACATCAGATAGTAAAagcattcaaggttatattccgCCGGGTTATAATAAACTAAGAACAACTCTTTTACGGAAGGAAAGAGAACATGTTGAGAAAGAGCTAGAACCAATTAAGAGCACTTGGAAAGAAAAAGGTGTGAGTATTGTGACCGATGGATGGACCGACGAACAACGAAGACCCCTCATGAACTTTATGGCTGTTTCAGAGGCTGGTGCAATGTTTATTAAAGCAGTCAACACTCAAGGGTCAGTGAAGGACAAAGAGTACATTTCTAAGTTGATCATTGAGACAATTACGGAAGTTGGGCATCAGAATGTTGTGCAAGTAATCACGGACAATGCACCAGTTTGTAAGAGTGCAGGGCTACTTGTAGAAGGTCACTTTAAACACATTTTTTGGACTCCATGTGTAGTCCACACACTAAACCTTGCTTTAAAGAATATATGTCATCCGAGAGATATTCGAACTAATGTTTTAGTATATGAAGGGTGTGCTTGGATTAGTGAAATTATTGCTGAGGTGGTACTGATCAGAAACTTCATCACTaaacattccatgagattagccatGTTTAATGAACATGTGGAGTTAAAATTATTCACACTTGCAGAGACACGTTTTGCCTCTAGTATTATAATGCTTCAAAGATTTAAAGATGTGAAGCAAGGACTCCGTAACTTGGTAATTTGCAATCAATGGTCATCATATAAAGATGATGATCCTAATCAAGCATTGTTTATAAAAGAGAAGTTGTTGGATGATGATTGGTGGAACACTTTGCAGTAtgttattgattttacaaaacctATCATAGAAATGCTTAGATTATGCGACACAGACGAGCCTTGTCTTCACTTGGTTTATGAAAGGTGGGATCGAATGATAGATGAGGTAAAGAGCATTATACATCGCCACGAGGGCTTACAAGAATATGATATTTCACCATTTCATATGGTGGTGGACGGGATTTTAACAGATCGTTGGAGTAAAAGTAGCACACCGCTTCACTCTTTGGCACATTCATTGAACCCAAG gtaTTATAGTCGTCAGTGGCTTGATGAACGTCCAGGGCGTGTTCCACCACATAGAGATCTTTTGATTGCAGGTCAAAGATTGAAGT TTTTCATCTTGCCGTGA